One region of Terriglobales bacterium genomic DNA includes:
- a CDS encoding alkaline phosphatase family protein, whose translation MPAGSARVFAAPCPQSSIDPSVTICTPANGATVSSPIHVVAGANDSKPIRVLQVYLDGVKVYEIAASSLDTSINANAGTRRLTVQGLDTASRVFKQTIYVTVTSGPPPPPPPPPPPGGGGLSSIKHIFFMLQENRSFDNYFGRMGQYRRDRGFNDQFDELPLNVQFKDRAGHLVSPYHYQTVCTDNLSPSWNESHYDAHITGTTYTNMSSSTKFLMDRFMLTTGSAPSSIDPDGTRAMGYYDWTDLPYYYELAFQFATSDRFFSPLLSNTIPNRMYMFTGTSFGNVRPVTPPSGGFTQKTIFEALDNAGVSWRYYYLDSSVFLAQFSIWGKDQGKVYNISKFFTDIQNPSTLPSVIFIERGSQTGLDEHPLNNIQKGSAKVKQILDALMASPTWGSSAFILAFDEGGGLYDHVPPQPMPKPDNIAPKLNSTDIAANFDLTGFRVPFIIVSPWIRPHFVSHRVRDVGSILKLIETRFGVGPLTMRDASADDMTEFFDFSNPALLTPPPLPAQPATGVCDKTKQNAPGH comes from the coding sequence TTGCCGGCCGGATCGGCGCGCGTTTTCGCCGCGCCCTGCCCGCAAAGCTCGATTGACCCATCGGTAACTATCTGCACGCCGGCGAACGGCGCCACGGTGAGTTCGCCCATCCACGTGGTGGCCGGCGCCAACGACTCCAAGCCGATCCGCGTGCTGCAGGTTTATCTGGACGGGGTGAAGGTGTACGAGATCGCGGCCAGCAGCCTCGACACCAGCATCAACGCCAACGCCGGCACGCGCCGCCTCACCGTGCAGGGCCTGGATACGGCCAGCCGTGTATTCAAGCAGACGATCTATGTGACGGTCACCTCCGGACCGCCGCCGCCTCCGCCGCCTCCCCCGCCGCCGGGTGGTGGCGGGCTTTCCAGCATCAAGCACATTTTCTTCATGCTCCAGGAGAACCGCTCGTTCGACAACTACTTCGGACGCATGGGCCAATACCGCCGCGACCGCGGCTTCAACGACCAGTTCGACGAGCTGCCGCTGAACGTACAGTTCAAAGACCGCGCCGGACATCTCGTCTCGCCGTACCACTACCAAACGGTGTGCACCGACAATCTGAGTCCGAGCTGGAATGAGAGCCACTACGACGCGCACATCACCGGGACGACGTACACGAACATGAGTTCGAGCACGAAGTTCCTGATGGACCGCTTCATGCTGACCACCGGATCGGCGCCCAGTTCGATCGATCCCGACGGCACGCGCGCCATGGGTTACTACGACTGGACCGACCTGCCGTACTACTACGAACTGGCGTTCCAGTTCGCCACCAGCGACCGGTTCTTCTCGCCGCTGCTCTCGAACACGATTCCGAACCGCATGTATATGTTCACCGGAACGTCGTTCGGCAACGTGCGGCCGGTGACGCCGCCCAGCGGCGGCTTCACGCAGAAGACGATCTTCGAGGCGCTCGACAACGCCGGTGTTTCCTGGCGCTACTACTACCTGGACAGCAGCGTTTTCCTGGCGCAGTTCTCGATCTGGGGCAAGGACCAGGGGAAGGTCTACAACATCTCCAAGTTCTTCACCGACATTCAGAACCCGAGCACGCTGCCTTCGGTGATCTTCATCGAGCGCGGCAGCCAGACGGGCCTCGACGAGCACCCGCTGAACAACATCCAGAAGGGCTCGGCCAAGGTGAAGCAGATCCTGGACGCGCTCATGGCCAGCCCCACCTGGGGATCGTCGGCGTTCATCCTGGCGTTCGACGAAGGCGGCGGGCTCTACGACCACGTGCCGCCGCAGCCCATGCCCAAGCCCGACAACATCGCCCCCAAGCTGAACTCGACCGACATCGCGGCGAACTTCGACCTGACCGGCTTCCGCGTGCCGTTCATCATCGTCTCGCCGTGGATCCGGCCGCACTTTGTGTCGCACCGGGTGCGCGACGTCGGCTCGATCCTGAAGCTGATCGAGACCCGTTTTGGAGTCGGCCCGCTGACCATGCGTGACGCCAGCGCCGACGA